GCGGCGGTCGTTCCTCTGCTACCCGCCTTATCAAAACAAGGAGTTCCTCATGCAAAGCTCCCCTCAACAGAGAAACGGCATTTCCAGCTATCGTTACCTTGATCTGGTAATGGCCTATTTTGTAGCGGTGCTCATCATCAGCAATGTGGCATCCTCGGCGAAAATCGTAGACCTGGGTTTTTCCCTTTTTGGGGTTCCCATGGCCTTTGATGGGGGAACCCTTCTTTTCCCACTTTCCTACATATTCGGAGACATTTTAACCGAAGTCTATGGCTTCCGGGCCTCCCGCCGGGTTATCTGGACAGGCTTTTTCTGCCTTGCCCTGGCAAGCCTTATCTTTTTTGTTTTAAAACGGCTCCCTGCGGATGCTACCTGGGAAGGGTACGCGGGGTCTGCCGCGTACGATGCCATTCTGGGGGGCATGAGCAGTGGCGGCATAGCCCTGGCAAGTCTTGCGGGCTATTGGGCGGGGGAATTTTCTAACTCGGCGGTTCTTTCGCGGATGAAGGTTCTTATGCAGGGAAGACATCTCTGGATGCGGACCATCGGGAGTACCCTGGTTGGTGAATTGGTGGATACCACCGTGTTCGTTCTTGTGGCTTCCCTCTTTAACGTATTTGGCTGGGAACTTTTTATCACCCTGGTACTCACAAATTATCTTTTTAAGTGTGGCGTAGAAATTCTCATGACCCCCGCCACCTACAAAATCGTGGCTTTTCTGAAAAAGAAGGAACAGGTGGATACCTACGATGTGGGGGTAAAACTGAATCCCTTCAGCTTTGCTCAAAAATAACATTTTGGAAGTGAAAACTCCCTTTCTCTGCGACCCGGCAAGAGAGGGACGACAGCCATGCAAAAGGCATTGAACGAAAAGGCCCCTTTTAAGGAGGATTTTGCAGAGGAATACTCCCTAAGGGGCCGAGAGGGGCACAGTTCTTTTAAAAGTGCCCCTATTGATACATGATAAGATAGGGCCGAGGATTCAAACCATATACTTCCTTAGGTGAAAGGAGAGGCTCGTCGAACCCTGCGCCAGGGATGCCGGATTTAAAAAATAATTTAAAAGCCTTGACCGGCATATTGGTTGCTAGAGCATTGTATTGATAGGTGGAGCGCTTCATGGCGGGCGGTCCAAAGCCATCGGCACAATGAACCAGCCGAACACGACTAAAATCCGCCCTCACCTGCTCTCGGTTTTGTATCATCTTCCAATTAAATTGATGGATTACCAGCATCCGCTCTCCGGGGATATCATGTTCAATAAGGTATTGCTCCATTACCTGTTGAGCCCGGTTTATCTCATCGGCCGTCACAGACCCAATCTCTTGCATAGGCACGGTGGTACGCCATTCGGGATCCAACGCCAGATGCACATGGGGATACCGTAAATAGGGTAACATCTTTTTTAAAGAATCAATCACATCGTAACGACCAATCTGATGATCCAGAAACACAAGCATGTTTTTTTCTAACGCAAAATCGATATATTTTTTTAAGAGCCCTTCAGAAATGATACCGATCTCACCCTTTGNNNNNNNNNNCTGCACAAGCCGGGCAT
This Thermanaerothrix sp. DNA region includes the following protein-coding sequences:
- a CDS encoding queuosine precursor transporter; amino-acid sequence: MVGFFIPSGGEAVCRYNTPRRSFLCYPPYQNKEFLMQSSPQQRNGISSYRYLDLVMAYFVAVLIISNVASSAKIVDLGFSLFGVPMAFDGGTLLFPLSYIFGDILTEVYGFRASRRVIWTGFFCLALASLIFFVLKRLPADATWEGYAGSAAYDAILGGMSSGGIALASLAGYWAGEFSNSAVLSRMKVLMQGRHLWMRTIGSTLVGELVDTTVFVLVASLFNVFGWELFITLVLTNYLFKCGVEILMTPATYKIVAFLKKKEQVDTYDVGVKLNPFSFAQK